The Schistocerca gregaria isolate iqSchGreg1 chromosome 4, iqSchGreg1.2, whole genome shotgun sequence genome contains a region encoding:
- the LOC126266614 gene encoding speckle-type POZ protein B-like isoform X2: MSTDLSPLSADNIPPSPTLAAGEDTVCDLGSVRFGTDKVVCSWTILDYNNWPQGVDEVKSPKFWHCSSSEWCMVLSKERGAWYLCFQLLSSQKDATVRARLKASLVSSRGKKYEVYPSEFVCLDAPKKTVWRCVSGCFEAENGFNNVLKFLGEVSTPCVITEPYRSVALQRPRRSVTDDLAALLESGQLSDVKLWAGDAEFQAHRAVLCARSPVFSAMLRHDTQEARTGSVHVKDIEADVLSEVLRFIYTDSTPLLEKMADRLLVAADKYDLPQLKELCEVELAKNLTVDNAAATAVIALSHSCDVLKRSVISFVKRHLVPIMGSEGWATAVSNHAEIVVEMSRLVAEEPVG, encoded by the coding sequence ATGAGTACGGACTTGTCTCCTTTGTCTGCCGACAACATCCCGCCGTCTCCGACGCTGGCCGCAGGCGAGGACACAGTCTGCGACTTGGGCAGCGTGAGGTTCGGAACCGACAAAGTCGTCTGCAGCTGGACCATCTTGGACTACAACAATTGGCCTCAAGGGGTGGACGAAGTGAAGTCACCCAAGTTCTGGCACTGCAGTTCCAGCGAGTGGTGTATGGTGCTGTCGAAAGAGAGAGGCGCCTGGTATCTCTGCTTCCAGCTGCTGTCTTCTCAGAAAGACGCTACCGTGCGAGCGAGGCTAAAAGCGTCGCTAGTTTCGAGCAGGGGTAAAAAGTACGAGGTTTACCCGTCGGAATTCGTCTGTCTCGATGCCCCGAAGAAGACAGTGTGGAGGTGCGTGAGTGGTTGCTTCGAAGCGGAGAACGGCTTCAATAACGTGCTGAAGTTCCTGGGAGAGGTGAGCACGCCTTGCGTGATAACAGAGCCGTACCGCAGCGTTGCCCTGCAGAGGCCTCGGCGCAGCGTCACAGACGACCTGGCAGCGCTGCTGGAGTCGGGCCAGCTGTCTGACGTGAAGCTGTGGGCGGGTGACGCCGAGTTCCAAGCGCACAGGGCCGTGCTGTGCGCCCGCAGCCCCGTCTTCTCCGCCATGCTGCGGCATGACACCCAGGAGGCCCGCACGGGCAGCGTCCACGTCAAGGATATCGAGGCGGACGTCCTGAGCGAGGTCCTGCGGTTCATCTACACCGACAGCACCCCTCTCCTGGAGAAGATGGCTGACAGGCTGCTGGTGGCGGCTGATAAATACGATTTGCCCCAACTGAAGGAACTCTGCGAGGTGGAGTTGGCCAAGAACCTCACCGTGGACAACGCTGCCGCTACCGCTGTCATCGCCTTGAGCCACTCTTGCGACGTCCTCAAGCGGTCGGTCATAAGCTTCGTGAAGCGCCACCTCGTACCCATCATGGGCAGCGAAGGCTGGGCGACAGCTGTTAGCAATCACGCCGAAATCGTCGTCGAGATGAGTCGTTTGGTAGCAGAAGAGCCTGTTGGTTAA
- the LOC126266614 gene encoding speckle-type POZ protein B-like isoform X1, with protein sequence MCSESGRGFYEPGYIAHMLSRFEEREMSTDLSPLSADNIPPSPTLAAGEDTVCDLGSVRFGTDKVVCSWTILDYNNWPQGVDEVKSPKFWHCSSSEWCMVLSKERGAWYLCFQLLSSQKDATVRARLKASLVSSRGKKYEVYPSEFVCLDAPKKTVWRCVSGCFEAENGFNNVLKFLGEVSTPCVITEPYRSVALQRPRRSVTDDLAALLESGQLSDVKLWAGDAEFQAHRAVLCARSPVFSAMLRHDTQEARTGSVHVKDIEADVLSEVLRFIYTDSTPLLEKMADRLLVAADKYDLPQLKELCEVELAKNLTVDNAAATAVIALSHSCDVLKRSVISFVKRHLVPIMGSEGWATAVSNHAEIVVEMSRLVAEEPVG encoded by the coding sequence GCTGAGTCGATTCGAAGAAAGGGAGATGAGTACGGACTTGTCTCCTTTGTCTGCCGACAACATCCCGCCGTCTCCGACGCTGGCCGCAGGCGAGGACACAGTCTGCGACTTGGGCAGCGTGAGGTTCGGAACCGACAAAGTCGTCTGCAGCTGGACCATCTTGGACTACAACAATTGGCCTCAAGGGGTGGACGAAGTGAAGTCACCCAAGTTCTGGCACTGCAGTTCCAGCGAGTGGTGTATGGTGCTGTCGAAAGAGAGAGGCGCCTGGTATCTCTGCTTCCAGCTGCTGTCTTCTCAGAAAGACGCTACCGTGCGAGCGAGGCTAAAAGCGTCGCTAGTTTCGAGCAGGGGTAAAAAGTACGAGGTTTACCCGTCGGAATTCGTCTGTCTCGATGCCCCGAAGAAGACAGTGTGGAGGTGCGTGAGTGGTTGCTTCGAAGCGGAGAACGGCTTCAATAACGTGCTGAAGTTCCTGGGAGAGGTGAGCACGCCTTGCGTGATAACAGAGCCGTACCGCAGCGTTGCCCTGCAGAGGCCTCGGCGCAGCGTCACAGACGACCTGGCAGCGCTGCTGGAGTCGGGCCAGCTGTCTGACGTGAAGCTGTGGGCGGGTGACGCCGAGTTCCAAGCGCACAGGGCCGTGCTGTGCGCCCGCAGCCCCGTCTTCTCCGCCATGCTGCGGCATGACACCCAGGAGGCCCGCACGGGCAGCGTCCACGTCAAGGATATCGAGGCGGACGTCCTGAGCGAGGTCCTGCGGTTCATCTACACCGACAGCACCCCTCTCCTGGAGAAGATGGCTGACAGGCTGCTGGTGGCGGCTGATAAATACGATTTGCCCCAACTGAAGGAACTCTGCGAGGTGGAGTTGGCCAAGAACCTCACCGTGGACAACGCTGCCGCTACCGCTGTCATCGCCTTGAGCCACTCTTGCGACGTCCTCAAGCGGTCGGTCATAAGCTTCGTGAAGCGCCACCTCGTACCCATCATGGGCAGCGAAGGCTGGGCGACAGCTGTTAGCAATCACGCCGAAATCGTCGTCGAGATGAGTCGTTTGGTAGCAGAAGAGCCTGTTGGTTAA